A DNA window from Undibacterium sp. YM2 contains the following coding sequences:
- a CDS encoding amino acid ABC transporter substrate-binding protein — translation MKVSKWIVKAGLPCALVLCSSLSLAADTLARIKETHTMTIAHREASFPFSYLGDDKKPIGYSMDICLKLVDAIKKELKLPQLNVNYVLVTGSTRIPAIVEGKADLECGSTTNNAERRKQVAFTIPHFFATAKMIVRTDSGIKNWTDLKGKKVVTSKGTTTVKLLNDRDKVRGLDLKLLEGADHNESFGMVESGAADAFTVDDVLLYGQRANAKDPSKFVVVGDSLSTEPYAIMLRKDDPAFKNLLDREMARLMSDGEVTKLYDKWFRKPVPPKGANLNMPMNFLLRDNIRFPTDKVAD, via the coding sequence ATGAAAGTTTCGAAATGGATAGTAAAGGCTGGCTTGCCCTGTGCGCTAGTCCTGTGCTCCTCGCTTTCATTAGCCGCGGATACCCTTGCACGCATCAAAGAGACGCACACGATGACCATCGCGCACCGTGAAGCGTCTTTTCCATTTTCTTATCTTGGTGATGACAAGAAGCCCATTGGCTATTCCATGGACATCTGCCTGAAGCTGGTCGATGCGATCAAAAAAGAACTCAAGCTGCCTCAACTCAACGTGAATTATGTTCTGGTGACGGGCAGCACACGTATTCCTGCCATTGTTGAGGGCAAGGCTGATCTGGAATGCGGTTCAACCACCAATAATGCAGAGCGCCGTAAGCAGGTCGCCTTCACTATCCCCCATTTCTTTGCTACCGCAAAAATGATAGTCCGGACCGATTCCGGCATCAAAAACTGGACTGACCTCAAGGGCAAAAAAGTCGTGACCTCCAAGGGGACGACGACCGTCAAGCTGCTCAATGACCGTGACAAGGTCAGGGGCCTGGATTTGAAATTGCTGGAAGGCGCTGATCACAATGAGTCCTTCGGCATGGTAGAGAGTGGTGCGGCAGATGCCTTTACCGTCGATGATGTGCTCCTGTACGGGCAGCGCGCCAATGCCAAAGACCCCAGCAAGTTCGTTGTGGTAGGTGATTCGCTGTCCACTGAGCCGTATGCCATCATGCTGCGCAAGGATGATCCTGCATTCAAGAATCTGCTGGACCGTGAAATGGCGCGCCTGATGAGTGATGGCGAAGTCACCAAATTGTATGACAAGTGGTTCCGTAAGCCTGTGCCCCCAAAAGGGGCAAACCTGAACATGCCCATGAATTTTCTGTTGCGCGACAATATCCGCTTCCCTACGGACAAGGTTGCGGATTAA
- a CDS encoding Glu/Leu/Phe/Val dehydrogenase, which produces MSSQHQIPSYLTPTETGPWSVYLEQIDRVTPYLGHLSRWVETLKRPKRILIVDVPIERDDGSIAHFEGYRVQHNTSRGPGKGGVRFHQDVTLSEVMALSAWMTIKNSAVNVPYGGAKGGIRVDPKTLSRGELMRMTRRYTSEIGIIIGPDKDIPAPDVNTNEQTMAWMMDTYSMNEGRTATGVVTGKPISLGGSLGRREATGRGVFVVGSEAAAKRGLSIAGAKIAVQGFGNVGGIAARLFAEAGAKIVAVQDHGGTIFHSNGFDVNKLLDHVAAKGSVAGFEGIEAVLPNDEFWSVNCDIMIPAALEQQITLKNADQIRAKIILEGANGPTTPEADDILRDKGVLVVPDVIANAGGVTVSYFEWVQDFSSYFWSEDEINQRLTRIMKEAFNSVWQVTEDKNVSLRTAAFIIGCSRVLQAREVRGLYP; this is translated from the coding sequence ATGTCCAGCCAGCACCAGATACCGTCTTATCTTACCCCGACTGAGACCGGTCCTTGGTCAGTTTACCTTGAGCAAATTGATCGTGTTACTCCTTACCTTGGCCATCTGTCACGCTGGGTAGAAACCCTGAAGCGTCCCAAGCGTATCCTCATCGTCGATGTACCTATCGAGCGTGATGACGGCAGCATCGCCCATTTCGAAGGTTACCGTGTACAGCACAATACTTCCCGTGGCCCAGGCAAGGGTGGTGTGCGTTTCCATCAGGATGTGACGCTGTCAGAAGTGATGGCTTTGTCTGCCTGGATGACAATCAAGAACTCGGCAGTGAACGTGCCTTACGGTGGTGCAAAAGGCGGTATCCGCGTTGATCCAAAAACCTTGTCACGCGGCGAACTGATGCGCATGACACGTCGTTACACCTCTGAAATCGGCATCATCATTGGCCCGGACAAAGACATTCCGGCACCAGACGTGAACACCAATGAGCAAACCATGGCATGGATGATGGATACCTATTCCATGAATGAAGGCCGTACTGCCACTGGCGTCGTCACAGGCAAGCCTATCTCCCTCGGTGGTAGCCTGGGCCGTCGTGAAGCGACTGGCCGTGGTGTATTCGTGGTCGGTAGCGAAGCTGCAGCCAAGCGCGGCCTGAGCATTGCCGGTGCAAAAATTGCCGTGCAGGGTTTTGGTAATGTAGGCGGTATTGCTGCCCGTCTGTTCGCAGAAGCGGGTGCCAAGATCGTTGCTGTGCAAGATCATGGTGGCACGATCTTCCATTCGAATGGTTTTGATGTCAACAAACTGCTGGATCACGTGGCAGCCAAAGGCAGTGTTGCCGGTTTTGAAGGCATAGAAGCTGTTTTGCCAAATGATGAGTTCTGGTCCGTTAACTGCGATATCATGATCCCGGCAGCATTGGAACAACAGATCACCCTGAAAAACGCTGACCAGATCCGCGCCAAAATCATCCTCGAAGGCGCGAATGGGCCGACCACACCAGAAGCAGATGATATTTTGCGCGACAAAGGTGTATTGGTGGTGCCAGACGTGATCGCCAATGCCGGCGGTGTAACCGTGTCTTATTTTGAATGGGTACAGGACTTCTCCAGCTATTTCTGGTCTGAAGATGAAATCAACCAGCGTCTGACTCGCATCATGAAGGAAGCTTTTAATTCTGTATGGCAGGTGACAGAAGATAAAAACGTCTCCTTGCGTACAGCAGCATTTATTATCGGTTGCTCCAGAGTGTTGCAGGCACGTGAAGTTCGCGGCTTGTATCCTTAA
- a CDS encoding glycosyltransferase → MEAKHEELRLLDDVVLRTVANPTASHCWHQMVDLMRRHATPALTLQLEQFLLANVAASGLPGFYRATFLDMLTGRPEYLQQAGQIALSLQPFDADRMVTFLQYSWQRVLLDIPGRQAFQQRLQELALPAITASLNSWIWQQVQPAQVLKLRVINEVRKVALIAPFVSNIKHPPTLMALQQAENLRQLGYEVVLYSAQEMLGPDFMHYLGSRSYTPEPQFVTGGWDKYLGQGGQVMTGDTRFSLLQRWKSLLGAMASFDPDLVMFVGLYAGLAAAAYPARPVLSLGINSLSPMSPADVWLTAQQDLHGLQASQWTTAFPASQAYHHSYRVQRPEIQGNHTRESLGLAQDKLLLVTLVNESESRIQGAWARAMLQVLNENPHVQWLIIGGSGAMPTALQAVNSEQVRCIAFCTDAVKYLACSDIYINPPMMGGGFAVAEAMALGLPALSLQGSDGGDKLGNAAQANLQAYFQTLMQWLNNPDARKTAGLAMQKHFDDYLDLSKAAASLQGACELALQRFHLRMAAQTS, encoded by the coding sequence ATGGAAGCAAAACACGAAGAACTAAGACTGCTCGACGATGTGGTCTTGCGCACGGTAGCCAACCCCACAGCCAGCCATTGCTGGCATCAGATGGTCGATCTGATGCGCCGTCATGCTACTCCGGCGCTGACGCTGCAACTTGAGCAATTCCTGCTGGCGAATGTCGCTGCCAGTGGCTTGCCGGGGTTTTACCGTGCTACTTTTCTCGACATGCTCACCGGCAGGCCGGAATATTTGCAGCAGGCCGGGCAAATTGCCCTGAGCCTGCAACCCTTTGATGCCGACCGCATGGTCACGTTTTTGCAATATAGCTGGCAAAGAGTTTTGCTCGATATTCCTGGTCGCCAGGCTTTTCAGCAACGCCTGCAGGAACTGGCGCTGCCTGCGATTACCGCCAGTCTTAACTCTTGGATATGGCAGCAGGTGCAACCCGCGCAGGTGTTGAAGCTGCGTGTCATCAACGAAGTACGCAAGGTAGCCCTGATCGCACCCTTTGTCAGCAATATCAAGCACCCGCCTACCTTGATGGCCTTGCAGCAGGCAGAAAATCTGCGTCAGCTTGGTTATGAAGTCGTACTGTATTCAGCACAAGAAATGCTGGGGCCAGATTTCATGCATTATCTCGGCAGCCGTTCCTATACTCCGGAGCCGCAATTCGTGACTGGCGGATGGGATAAATACCTGGGGCAGGGCGGGCAAGTCATGACCGGTGATACGCGTTTCTCGCTGCTGCAAAGATGGAAAAGCCTGCTGGGTGCCATGGCGTCGTTTGACCCTGACCTGGTCATGTTTGTCGGTCTGTATGCAGGGCTGGCGGCGGCAGCTTATCCGGCACGTCCGGTACTCAGTCTGGGCATCAACTCCCTGTCGCCGATGTCACCCGCCGATGTATGGCTGACTGCGCAACAAGACTTGCACGGCTTGCAGGCTTCGCAATGGACCACGGCTTTTCCGGCCAGCCAGGCTTACCATCATTCTTACCGTGTACAAAGGCCTGAGATCCAGGGTAATCACACACGCGAATCTCTGGGACTGGCACAAGACAAATTGCTACTGGTCACGCTCGTCAATGAGAGCGAATCGAGGATACAGGGTGCATGGGCCAGGGCCATGCTGCAAGTATTGAATGAAAATCCCCACGTGCAGTGGCTGATCATAGGTGGCAGTGGTGCCATGCCAACTGCCTTGCAGGCGGTAAATAGTGAGCAGGTACGCTGTATCGCCTTTTGTACGGATGCCGTCAAATACCTGGCGTGCAGCGATATCTATATCAACCCACCCATGATGGGTGGCGGTTTTGCCGTCGCAGAAGCAATGGCGCTGGGCTTGCCAGCACTGAGTTTGCAGGGTTCGGACGGTGGTGACAAACTGGGTAATGCGGCACAGGCAAACTTGCAGGCATATTTCCAGACGCTGATGCAGTGGCTAAACAATCCTGATGCCAGAAAAACTGCTGGCCTCGCCATGCAAAAGCATTTTGATGATTACCTGGACTTGAGCAAGGCGGCCGCCAGTTTGCAGGGGGCTTGCGAACTGGCTTTACAGCGGTTTCATCTCAGGATGGCAGCACAGACTTCTTGA
- a CDS encoding LysR family transcriptional regulator — METKWLEDFVSLAETNSFSRSAELRHVTQPAFSRRIQSLEAWLGSDLIDRTSYPTRLTHAGEVFYEQAIAMLGQINNARALLRGKRTTTQTTVDFAVPHTLSLTYVPRWLTGLDQAFGEINSRLLALNVHDAVMTLVEGGCDLMLCYHHPRQPLLLDSSQYDMISMGTETVRAYTRCDKHGVPELRLPGTEKTPLPFLAYANNAYLGRMVDLILNDTRQPLHLEKCYETDMAEGLKMMALEGRGVAFLPESAVTREVKQKQLARADDGSGAWEVNMEIRLYRERPSIQRPGKAIVSRLWEYLEQLQTEGSQGKNRQGKSRRSS, encoded by the coding sequence ATGGAAACCAAGTGGCTGGAAGATTTCGTATCCCTGGCAGAGACCAACAGCTTTAGCCGTTCTGCAGAATTGCGCCATGTGACGCAACCGGCTTTTTCACGCCGCATACAATCGCTGGAAGCCTGGCTGGGCAGCGATCTGATAGACCGCACTTCCTACCCAACGCGTTTGACGCATGCGGGTGAAGTTTTTTATGAGCAGGCCATCGCCATGCTGGGGCAAATCAATAATGCCCGCGCGCTGTTGCGCGGCAAACGCACCACTACGCAAACCACGGTGGATTTTGCTGTCCCGCATACCTTGTCGCTGACCTACGTGCCGCGCTGGCTGACAGGCCTGGATCAGGCCTTTGGTGAAATCAACAGCCGCTTGCTGGCACTGAATGTGCATGATGCCGTCATGACCCTGGTGGAAGGTGGTTGTGATCTCATGCTTTGCTATCATCATCCGCGTCAGCCACTCTTGCTTGACAGCAGTCAGTACGACATGATCAGCATGGGTACAGAGACCGTGCGAGCCTACACGCGTTGCGACAAACATGGCGTGCCCGAATTGCGTTTGCCAGGGACAGAAAAAACACCATTGCCCTTTTTGGCCTATGCTAACAATGCCTATCTGGGGCGCATGGTAGATCTGATTTTGAATGACACCCGCCAGCCTTTGCATCTGGAAAAATGCTATGAAACCGATATGGCAGAGGGCCTGAAAATGATGGCGCTCGAAGGCCGTGGTGTGGCATTTCTACCAGAGTCTGCGGTGACTCGCGAAGTCAAGCAAAAGCAGCTGGCCCGCGCCGATGATGGCAGTGGTGCCTGGGAAGTGAATATGGAAATCCGCCTGTACCGTGAACGACCATCCATACAAAGACCTGGCAAGGCCATCGTTTCGCGTTTGTGGGAATATCTGGAACAATTGCAGACCGAGGGGAGTCAGGGTAAAAACCGGCAAGGAAAGAGCCGTCGCAGTAGTTGA
- a CDS encoding alkaline phosphatase: protein MKLSRRSFLQQSLQFTTFAALSQAFPGFAAERSSVYPFSLGVASGSPRHDSVVLWTRLLPEPLNAAALPAIPYKLRWEIAEDEQFNRIAGKGETHALPELAHSVHVDVTGLLPNRWYWYRFMLGDAVSPVGRTHTAPAADALNVNLRLAVASCQHWEFGEYAAHRHIAASNPDLVAFLGDYIYEWGPYDLRHPGKPRNREIESFSLADYRARYAQYKTDPQLQAAHHAAPWIVTWDDHEIANDYGNDRDERLDVNFMLRRAAAYQAFYEHMPVRLHAGHTDFVNMRIYERYDWGRLARFHVLDSRQYRSHQVCPKPGRGGSNSVTNAECSERLDPSHTMLGMEQERWLARGFASSNAKWNMLTQQTLMAQSSQTVVNQEGDGKFWTDGWDGYPLARQRLMEDLQKHKPANPVVISGDVHTFYAANLKRDFYSKASASNPILATEFCGTSVTSSSRPQERTEQYAAQNPHIKYGRSDKRGFMLLDLSPTRIQTHFLALDDVAKADSGISTLRSFVVEDGRTGVVVA, encoded by the coding sequence ATGAAGTTATCACGTCGTTCGTTTTTACAGCAGTCCCTGCAATTCACTACTTTTGCTGCACTGTCCCAGGCTTTTCCCGGCTTTGCCGCCGAGCGCAGCAGTGTTTATCCTTTCAGCCTTGGTGTAGCCTCAGGCTCGCCGCGGCATGACAGCGTCGTCTTGTGGACACGCCTGCTGCCTGAGCCGCTGAATGCAGCCGCCCTGCCCGCCATCCCCTATAAACTGCGCTGGGAAATTGCCGAGGACGAGCAATTCAACCGCATTGCCGGCAAAGGTGAAACCCATGCCTTGCCTGAGCTCGCGCATAGCGTGCATGTGGATGTCACTGGCCTGCTGCCAAATCGCTGGTACTGGTACCGCTTCATGCTGGGCGATGCAGTCAGCCCGGTAGGCCGCACCCATACAGCACCGGCGGCCGATGCATTGAACGTCAATCTGCGGCTGGCCGTGGCCTCTTGCCAGCACTGGGAGTTTGGCGAATATGCGGCGCACCGGCATATTGCTGCCAGCAATCCTGATCTGGTGGCATTTCTGGGAGATTATATTTATGAGTGGGGGCCTTATGACTTGCGCCACCCTGGCAAGCCGCGCAACCGCGAGATAGAGAGTTTCAGCCTGGCTGATTACCGTGCCCGTTATGCGCAGTACAAGACCGATCCACAATTGCAGGCAGCCCATCATGCCGCACCATGGATAGTCACCTGGGACGATCACGAGATCGCCAATGATTATGGCAATGACAGGGACGAACGTCTGGACGTGAACTTCATGCTGCGCCGTGCGGCTGCCTACCAGGCATTTTATGAGCATATGCCGGTACGTCTGCATGCTGGCCATACCGACTTCGTCAATATGCGCATTTATGAGCGTTATGACTGGGGCAGGCTGGCGCGCTTCCATGTACTCGACAGCAGGCAATACCGCTCGCACCAGGTTTGCCCCAAGCCTGGCCGCGGTGGTTCGAATTCTGTCACCAATGCAGAATGCAGTGAGCGACTCGACCCTAGTCATACGATGCTGGGCATGGAACAGGAGAGATGGCTGGCGCGCGGCTTTGCCAGTTCAAATGCGAAATGGAATATGCTGACCCAGCAAACACTGATGGCGCAATCGAGCCAGACTGTCGTCAATCAGGAAGGTGATGGCAAATTCTGGACCGATGGCTGGGACGGTTATCCCCTTGCCCGCCAACGCCTGATGGAAGACCTGCAAAAGCACAAACCTGCGAATCCTGTCGTGATCTCTGGTGATGTCCACACTTTTTATGCAGCTAATCTGAAGCGCGATTTTTACAGCAAGGCATCGGCCAGCAACCCCATACTGGCGACAGAATTCTGTGGCACTTCGGTGACCTCAAGCTCGCGCCCGCAAGAGCGCACTGAGCAATACGCAGCACAAAACCCGCATATCAAATATGGCCGCAGTGATAAACGTGGATTCATGCTGCTTGATCTTTCACCGACCAGGATACAGACACATTTCCTGGCGCTGGATGATGTGGCGAAAGCAGATTCCGGTATTTCCACGCTCAGGAGTTTTGTTGTTGAAGATGGCAGAACGGGTGTGGTCGTCGCCTAG
- a CDS encoding ABC transporter ATP-binding protein/permease: MRRRESVRNPSSSAPVSNPAQRGDWSTVKTLLPYLWAYKWRVLLALTFLVSAKLANVGVPLILKKLVDSMTISPAHPAAVMVLPVALLIAYGALRLSTTLFTELREFVFAKVTQRAVRTIALQVFRHLHALSLRFHLNRQTGGVTRDIERGTRAISSLISYALFSIVPTLLEITLVLIYLSTHYDKWFSVITATALVTYIVFTIVVTEWRTHFRRTMNELDSKAHTKAIDSLLNYETVKYFGNEEYEAQRYDVGLKSFETAAVKSQSSLFLLNTGQSMIIATAVTLILWRATQGVIDGTMSLGDLVLVNAFMIQLYIPLNFLGVLYREIKQSLADMERLFSLLDQNREVADDAAAQALQVHHRNGAEIRFQHVNFSYEEKRQILFDVDFTIAPGTTTAVVGHSGSGKSTLSRLLFRFYDIQSGHIAIDGQDLRNVTQASVRAAIGIVPQDTVLFNDTIEYNIAYGKPGASKEEIIAVAKAAYIHDFIESLPDGYDSMVGERGLKLSGGEKQRVAIARTLLKNPSILIFDEATSALDSQSEQLIQAQLKDIARSRTSLVIAHRLSTIVDAQQILVMDKGHIIERGTHHDLLALHGAYARMWERQQSKKKDMAEDDDEADEIELVSA; encoded by the coding sequence ATGCGACGCCGAGAATCCGTTCGTAATCCTTCTTCCTCTGCTCCGGTCAGCAATCCTGCCCAGCGCGGTGATTGGTCCACCGTCAAAACCCTGTTGCCATATCTGTGGGCCTACAAGTGGCGTGTTTTGCTGGCGCTGACTTTTCTGGTATCGGCCAAACTGGCCAATGTTGGTGTGCCACTGATCTTGAAAAAACTGGTTGATAGCATGACCATCAGCCCCGCCCATCCGGCTGCCGTCATGGTTCTGCCAGTGGCATTGCTGATCGCCTATGGTGCCCTGCGCTTATCGACAACCCTGTTCACAGAGTTGCGCGAGTTCGTGTTTGCCAAGGTCACGCAAAGGGCAGTGCGCACGATAGCCTTGCAAGTGTTCCGCCACCTGCATGCCCTGTCTTTGCGTTTTCACCTGAACCGGCAAACCGGTGGTGTTACGCGTGATATAGAACGTGGTACGCGGGCGATCTCTTCGCTGATTTCTTATGCCCTGTTCAGCATCGTTCCGACCTTGCTGGAAATTACCCTGGTCCTGATTTACCTGAGTACCCATTACGATAAATGGTTCAGTGTGATTACCGCGACGGCACTGGTAACCTATATCGTATTCACCATCGTTGTCACTGAATGGCGCACGCATTTTCGCCGTACCATGAATGAGCTTGATTCCAAGGCGCATACCAAGGCCATTGATTCGCTGCTCAACTATGAAACAGTGAAGTATTTTGGTAATGAAGAATATGAAGCCCAGCGTTATGACGTAGGCCTGAAAAGTTTTGAAACTGCTGCCGTCAAATCGCAAAGCAGTCTGTTCTTGCTGAACACAGGGCAATCGATGATCATCGCCACTGCCGTGACCCTGATACTGTGGCGCGCGACCCAAGGCGTCATTGATGGCACCATGAGTCTGGGTGACCTGGTGCTGGTGAATGCCTTCATGATACAGCTATATATTCCCTTGAATTTTCTCGGTGTCCTGTACCGTGAAATCAAGCAAAGCCTGGCCGACATGGAAAGGCTGTTTTCCTTGCTCGACCAGAACCGCGAAGTGGCTGACGATGCTGCTGCACAAGCGCTACAGGTACACCACAGAAATGGCGCAGAAATTCGTTTCCAGCATGTGAATTTCAGCTATGAAGAAAAGCGCCAGATTTTGTTTGATGTAGATTTTACGATTGCCCCCGGCACGACCACCGCGGTGGTTGGTCATAGCGGCTCTGGTAAATCAACTTTATCGCGTTTGCTGTTCCGTTTTTATGATATCCAGTCCGGCCATATTGCCATCGATGGACAGGATTTGCGCAACGTCACACAGGCTTCGGTCAGGGCGGCAATAGGTATAGTCCCGCAAGACACGGTGCTGTTCAATGACACCATAGAATACAACATCGCCTATGGCAAACCAGGGGCGAGTAAAGAAGAGATTATTGCGGTTGCCAAGGCTGCCTATATTCATGATTTTATCGAGTCGCTGCCCGACGGTTATGACAGCATGGTTGGCGAGCGTGGTTTGAAATTATCAGGCGGTGAAAAACAGCGCGTGGCGATTGCCCGCACCTTGCTGAAGAATCCGTCCATCCTGATTTTTGATGAGGCTACATCAGCACTTGATTCTCAGTCTGAGCAATTGATACAGGCACAATTGAAAGACATCGCGCGCAGCCGCACCAGTCTCGTCATCGCCCACAGATTATCGACGATTGTCGATGCACAGCAGATACTGGTCATGGATAAAGGCCATATCATAGAGCGTGGTACTCATCATGATTTGCTGGCTCTGCACGGTGCTTATGCGCGCATGTGGGAAAGGCAGCAAAGCAAGAAAAAAGATATGGCTGAAGATGATGACGAAGCCGATGAAATTGAACTCGTGAGCGCATAA
- a CDS encoding acetyltransferase, with product MNKNKLVIFGSSNILSDLFDCALAHGLTVSKIVLHLPEAPGERDIPLQDRIAGWAQYGSTPEVINLADFIPADDELYMLGPTTPTRNALEQEILQRHAGLDFHTLLHPRAFVSPLARLSPGVFVGANSVIGPGAVLGRHVFVNRGVTIGHDTHIGAFSRVQPGSNVGGLSRIGHSVTIAIGATLIERLRIGEHAFIGAGAVVISDVDAGALMVGNPARFKKSVLPS from the coding sequence ATGAACAAGAATAAACTCGTGATTTTTGGCAGCAGCAATATTTTGTCTGACTTGTTTGATTGCGCCCTGGCCCATGGCCTCACCGTATCAAAAATTGTTTTGCATTTGCCAGAAGCACCCGGCGAGCGTGATATCCCCCTGCAAGACCGGATAGCAGGATGGGCACAATATGGCTCGACACCTGAAGTCATCAATCTGGCTGATTTCATCCCTGCCGATGATGAACTTTATATGCTAGGGCCGACAACGCCCACCCGTAATGCGCTAGAGCAGGAAATACTGCAGCGTCATGCTGGCCTGGATTTCCATACCCTGCTACACCCGCGTGCCTTTGTATCACCATTGGCAAGACTGTCACCTGGTGTATTTGTTGGTGCGAATAGCGTGATAGGCCCCGGTGCCGTACTGGGTCGCCATGTCTTTGTGAACCGCGGTGTCACCATAGGGCATGACACCCATATTGGTGCTTTTTCGCGGGTACAGCCAGGCAGCAATGTCGGTGGTTTATCGCGTATAGGGCATAGCGTCACCATCGCTATCGGTGCGACCCTCATAGAGCGCCTGCGCATAGGCGAACACGCCTTCATCGGTGCTGGCGCTGTCGTGATCAGCGATGTTGATGCGGGTGCGCTAATGGTCGGCAACCCTGCCAGATTCAAGAAGTCTGTGCTGCCATCCTGA
- a CDS encoding acyl-CoA thioesterase: protein MTEQISNGLPAHMPTLRVMPMPADANVHGDVFGGWIMSQVDIAGAIPAARRANGRVATIAVNSFLFKQPVFVGDLLSFYAEVIKVGNTSITVSVEVYAERNRLQASTVKVTEATLTYVATGNDRKPRQIPPLEEITKVG from the coding sequence ATGACTGAACAAATTTCCAACGGCTTGCCAGCCCACATGCCTACCCTCAGGGTCATGCCCATGCCCGCTGATGCCAATGTGCATGGCGACGTATTTGGCGGCTGGATCATGTCACAGGTCGATATTGCCGGTGCCATCCCTGCGGCACGCCGTGCCAATGGCCGTGTTGCCACCATCGCAGTCAATTCTTTCCTGTTCAAGCAACCGGTATTCGTTGGCGACCTGTTGTCGTTTTATGCCGAAGTCATCAAGGTAGGCAATACCTCGATCACGGTATCGGTAGAAGTATATGCCGAGCGTAACCGTTTGCAGGCTTCGACCGTCAAGGTCACTGAAGCGACCCTGACTTATGTTGCCACAGGCAATGACCGCAAACCGCGCCAGATTCCTCCACTGGAAGAAATCACCAAGGTGGGCTGA